A DNA window from Bradyrhizobium barranii subsp. barranii contains the following coding sequences:
- a CDS encoding antibiotic biosynthesis monooxygenase produces the protein MSASPDPAAQAVALVIQRRIADDGFAAFARWNGEVGEVLKAWPGFLSQEVVPPQPPAHVDWVTILRFANPAAARAWLQSDVRARLIADVQRFFVGSEDVHILPVTGVQRDSAVSAVISFKVPDGLEDAFLKWQQRIQAAEAEFRGFLRHKIERPIPGLHDEWIVILSFDSDANLNAWLDSPLRQTLLEEGARFNAGMNVKRASYGFNFWFPAGKTQAPEQGPSLIWKSNLIVLLVLYPVVYLWGYFISAPLIDSHGVPVWLSLFVGNLVSTQLLGWFLVPVAFRALDWWIKPKAALGRRIAGYALLAVLYAGSMGLYALLLAWHWGR, from the coding sequence ATGAGCGCATCTCCGGATCCGGCGGCCCAGGCGGTCGCCCTCGTCATCCAGCGTCGCATCGCCGACGACGGCTTTGCCGCGTTCGCGCGGTGGAACGGCGAGGTCGGCGAGGTGCTGAAGGCGTGGCCCGGCTTCCTCAGCCAGGAGGTCGTGCCGCCGCAGCCGCCGGCGCATGTGGACTGGGTGACCATCCTGCGTTTCGCGAACCCGGCCGCTGCCCGCGCCTGGCTTCAGAGCGATGTACGGGCGCGGCTGATCGCGGACGTGCAGCGCTTCTTCGTCGGGTCGGAGGACGTCCATATCCTTCCCGTCACCGGCGTTCAGCGCGACAGCGCGGTCTCCGCCGTCATCTCCTTCAAGGTCCCGGATGGACTCGAGGATGCGTTCCTCAAATGGCAACAGCGCATCCAGGCCGCGGAGGCCGAGTTCAGGGGGTTCCTACGTCACAAGATCGAGCGGCCTATCCCGGGCCTGCACGACGAGTGGATCGTCATCCTGTCGTTCGACAGCGATGCCAACCTCAACGCGTGGCTGGACTCGCCCTTGCGGCAGACGCTGCTTGAGGAAGGCGCGCGCTTCAACGCCGGCATGAACGTGAAGCGGGCAAGCTACGGCTTCAATTTCTGGTTCCCGGCCGGCAAGACGCAGGCTCCGGAGCAAGGGCCCAGCCTGATCTGGAAGAGCAACCTCATCGTCCTGCTGGTGCTCTATCCCGTGGTCTATCTCTGGGGCTATTTCATCAGCGCGCCGCTGATCGACAGCCACGGCGTGCCGGTCTGGCTGTCGCTGTTCGTCGGCAATCTCGTGAGTACCCAGCTGCTCGGCTGGTTTCTCGTGCCGGTCGCCTTCAGGGCGCTCGACTGGTGGATCAAGCCGAAGGCAGCGCTCGGCCGCCGGATCGCGGGATATGCACTGCTCGCCGTGCTCTATGCGGGCTCGATGGGCCTGTACGCGCTGCTGCTCGCATGGCATTGGGGACGGTGA
- the pdxA gene encoding 4-hydroxythreonine-4-phosphate dehydrogenase PdxA: MTSRHLAITMGDPAGIGPEIIVKACVGLKDRIAKGDLRILIIGSGAALEGAKAALGAAVAIPEVSADDADWPNLCFLQADVEGTPVKPGVLSADGGRFAYKAIEQGVRLTQAGRTAAIVTAPLNKEALNKAGYHFPGHTEMLAHLTGVRGSVMLLAHGNMRVSHVSTHVALEDVPKRLTPERLRMVIDLTNEALLRLGIAKPKIAIAALNPHAGEGGLFGRQDIDVSAPTIAKAVADGLDVVGPVPGDTIFVKLRAGQYDAVVAMYHDQGHIPVKLLGFQVDPATGRWQELSGVNITLGLPIIRTSVDHGTAFDIAGKGIANEHSLIEAIDYAERLSAGASVSKS, encoded by the coding sequence ATGACCTCTCGTCATCTTGCCATCACCATGGGCGATCCCGCCGGGATCGGCCCGGAGATCATCGTCAAGGCCTGCGTCGGGCTGAAGGACCGGATCGCGAAAGGCGATCTGCGCATCCTGATCATCGGCAGTGGCGCCGCGCTCGAGGGTGCCAAGGCCGCGCTCGGCGCTGCCGTTGCGATTCCGGAGGTGAGTGCTGACGATGCTGACTGGCCGAACCTCTGTTTCCTCCAGGCGGATGTCGAGGGCACCCCGGTCAAGCCGGGCGTGCTCAGCGCAGACGGCGGCCGCTTTGCCTACAAGGCGATCGAGCAGGGCGTGCGTCTGACCCAGGCCGGCCGGACTGCGGCCATCGTCACCGCGCCGCTCAACAAGGAAGCACTCAACAAGGCCGGCTATCACTTCCCTGGCCATACCGAGATGCTGGCGCACCTCACCGGTGTGCGCGGATCGGTGATGCTGCTCGCCCACGGCAACATGCGCGTCAGCCATGTCTCGACCCACGTGGCGCTGGAAGACGTGCCGAAGCGCCTGACGCCGGAGCGTCTGCGCATGGTGATCGATCTCACCAACGAGGCCTTGCTGCGGCTCGGTATCGCCAAGCCGAAGATTGCGATCGCCGCGCTCAATCCGCATGCGGGCGAGGGCGGTCTGTTCGGCCGGCAGGATATCGACGTTTCGGCACCGACGATTGCCAAGGCCGTCGCCGATGGCCTCGACGTCGTCGGCCCGGTGCCCGGCGACACCATCTTCGTCAAGCTGCGCGCCGGCCAGTACGATGCTGTGGTCGCGATGTATCACGACCAGGGGCACATCCCCGTCAAACTGCTGGGCTTCCAGGTCGATCCCGCGACCGGCCGCTGGCAGGAGCTCTCCGGCGTCAACATCACGCTGGGCCTGCCGATCATCCGCACCTCCGTCGATCACGGCACCGCCTTCGACATTGCCGGCAAGGGCATTGCCAACGAGCACAGCCTGATCGAGGCCATCGACTATGCCGAGCGGCTCTCCGCCGGCGCCTCCGTGTCCAAGTCATGA
- a CDS encoding Bug family tripartite tricarboxylate transporter substrate binding protein encodes MRSMWLGLVSAVLLATLPAKAQDGYPSKQVTVIVPFAAGGTADIFARMVSNHLQVKLGKPFVVENVGGAGSILGVTRLAKSAPDGITLGLASTSALAINPTLYGPKLSYQPDRDLVPVAQISVVPNVLVVNPNKIKARTVPELIAYLKANPDKVSFGSAGVGTSQHLAAELFQQMTGTKMVHVPYKGSSQMLTDLLSGQIDLAFDNVPLLLPQVKTGQLAMLATATPKRAAFDPEVPAVAEFLPGFEAVAWHGFFVPAVTPKPIVEKLSGEIRAFMQQPETVQKMAELGAAAVAVDSEPFKAYIASETERWKKVIEAANIKLE; translated from the coding sequence ATGAGATCGATGTGGCTTGGTCTTGTGTCAGCCGTGCTGCTGGCGACGTTGCCGGCAAAGGCGCAGGACGGCTACCCGTCCAAGCAGGTGACGGTGATCGTCCCCTTCGCCGCCGGCGGTACCGCCGACATCTTCGCGCGCATGGTGTCGAACCATCTGCAAGTGAAGCTGGGCAAGCCGTTCGTGGTCGAGAATGTCGGCGGCGCCGGCTCGATCCTCGGCGTGACGCGGCTGGCGAAATCGGCGCCTGACGGCATTACGCTCGGGCTTGCCAGCACCTCCGCGCTCGCGATCAACCCCACGCTCTACGGGCCCAAGCTCAGCTACCAGCCGGACAGGGACCTGGTGCCGGTCGCCCAGATCAGCGTCGTGCCGAACGTACTCGTCGTGAACCCCAACAAGATCAAGGCGCGCACCGTGCCGGAGCTGATCGCCTATCTGAAGGCGAACCCGGACAAGGTCTCGTTCGGCTCGGCCGGCGTCGGCACCTCGCAGCATCTTGCCGCCGAACTGTTTCAGCAGATGACCGGTACCAAGATGGTGCATGTGCCCTACAAGGGCTCCAGCCAGATGCTGACGGATCTGTTGAGCGGCCAGATCGATCTTGCCTTCGACAACGTGCCACTGCTGCTGCCACAGGTGAAGACCGGCCAGCTCGCGATGCTCGCCACTGCAACGCCCAAGCGCGCCGCCTTCGATCCGGAAGTCCCGGCCGTCGCCGAGTTCCTGCCGGGCTTCGAGGCCGTGGCCTGGCACGGCTTCTTCGTCCCCGCGGTCACGCCGAAGCCCATCGTCGAAAAGCTGTCGGGCGAGATCCGCGCCTTCATGCAGCAGCCGGAGACGGTGCAGAAGATGGCCGAGCTCGGCGCGGCCGCGGTTGCGGTCGATTCCGAACCTTTCAAGGCCTACATCGCCTCCGAGACGGAGCGGTGGAAGAAGGTGATCGAAGCGGCGAATATCAAGCTGGAATAG
- a CDS encoding four-carbon acid sugar kinase family protein: protein MTVVRLLADDLTGALDTAAEFVGLCGPFDVTWADSPTTPGAQSLAIDSGTRERSKADSVEIVGRLAPQLQGGTIAYKKVDSLLRGAWAAELGACLRGGDWASCVVAPAFDYQGRRTMGGQQFARTVQGDWHRVGDNLLAQLQLEGIDARQGRADTLSQGGVQVFDAESDIDLDRVVEMARQMPGPVLWCGSGGLAGALARGHRADAASRLKRPVLGLFGSDQAATASQLAACGEATIALAEGEGGAGVQRKLADDGVALVKFALADGLSRTEAAQRIARELTTLISALDPPGTLIVAGGETLKAVCVALGAHALQVTGRIVPGLPRSVLQGGRWAGVDIISKSGAFGPSELWRDLLRDNHLLNTGSPT, encoded by the coding sequence ATGACGGTCGTGCGCCTGCTTGCCGACGATCTCACCGGCGCACTCGACACCGCGGCGGAGTTCGTCGGCCTGTGCGGACCGTTCGACGTCACCTGGGCGGATTCGCCCACGACTCCAGGCGCGCAAAGCCTCGCGATCGACAGCGGCACCCGCGAGCGGTCGAAAGCCGACAGCGTCGAGATCGTCGGACGGCTGGCGCCGCAGCTTCAGGGTGGGACGATCGCCTACAAGAAGGTCGACAGCCTGCTCCGCGGTGCCTGGGCGGCCGAGCTCGGCGCCTGCCTGCGCGGCGGCGATTGGGCGTCATGCGTGGTCGCACCGGCCTTCGACTATCAGGGACGCCGCACCATGGGCGGCCAGCAATTTGCGCGTACGGTCCAAGGCGACTGGCATCGTGTCGGTGACAATCTCCTGGCTCAACTGCAGCTCGAGGGCATCGATGCACGGCAGGGCCGGGCCGATACGCTGTCGCAAGGCGGTGTTCAGGTCTTCGATGCCGAGAGCGACATCGACCTCGATCGCGTCGTCGAAATGGCGCGGCAGATGCCAGGGCCCGTGCTCTGGTGCGGAAGCGGCGGGCTGGCCGGCGCGCTCGCCCGCGGCCATCGCGCCGATGCCGCGAGCCGGCTGAAGCGGCCGGTGCTGGGGCTGTTCGGTTCCGACCAGGCCGCCACTGCCTCCCAGCTCGCAGCATGTGGCGAAGCCACCATCGCGTTGGCCGAAGGTGAGGGGGGCGCAGGCGTTCAACGCAAGCTGGCTGACGATGGCGTGGCGCTGGTGAAATTCGCGCTCGCGGATGGCCTTTCGCGCACCGAGGCCGCCCAGCGGATCGCGCGCGAGCTCACGACGCTGATTTCGGCGCTCGATCCGCCCGGAACCCTGATCGTCGCTGGCGGCGAGACCTTGAAGGCCGTATGCGTTGCGCTCGGCGCGCATGCGCTCCAGGTGACGGGGCGTATCGTGCCGGGGCTGCCGCGCTCGGTGCTGCAAGGCGGTCGCTGGGCCGGCGTCGACATCATCTCGAAGTCCGGCGCGTTCGGCCCCAGCGAGCTGTGGCGCGATCTGCTCCGGGACAATCATTTGCTCAATACGGGGAGCCCGACATGA
- a CDS encoding IclR family transcriptional regulator produces the protein MAVMVGHSSMAKVAGKAAKRVSETSAKNPKNYVASVGKAFAVLKSFTSETFELTLSEIAARADLDRGTAFRLIQTLTELGYLQAVPQSRRFRLGVACLDLGYTVLSRGSLRPIVEPLLRDLVPDVGDAASLGILDGGDVVYLARIGAGLDRHKMDRRPGTRIPAYSAALGHVMLAHLPRDQQIERLELRPRVKLSERTLTDLDALLARLDQVKKKGHAVSDGENAYGLRTLATPIFDAQGFVIGGLSVTVDAMRMDMAAFRDQALPRLMQATAQVQDLAIKSGLTS, from the coding sequence ATGGCTGTCATGGTGGGGCATTCGAGCATGGCCAAGGTCGCAGGGAAGGCCGCGAAGCGCGTATCGGAAACTAGCGCCAAAAATCCCAAGAATTATGTCGCCTCCGTCGGCAAGGCCTTTGCCGTGCTCAAGAGTTTCACCAGCGAAACCTTCGAGCTGACCCTGAGTGAGATTGCCGCACGGGCCGATCTCGATCGTGGGACGGCGTTCCGCCTGATTCAAACGCTGACCGAGCTCGGCTATCTCCAGGCCGTTCCGCAAAGCCGCCGGTTCCGTCTCGGCGTCGCCTGTCTCGACCTCGGCTACACCGTGCTGTCGCGCGGCTCGTTGCGGCCGATCGTCGAGCCGCTGCTGCGCGACCTCGTCCCTGATGTCGGCGATGCGGCCTCGCTCGGCATTCTCGATGGCGGCGACGTGGTCTATCTCGCGCGCATCGGTGCCGGCCTCGACCGTCACAAGATGGACCGCCGGCCGGGCACGCGCATTCCCGCCTACAGCGCCGCGCTCGGCCATGTCATGCTGGCGCATCTGCCACGCGACCAGCAGATCGAGCGGCTCGAGTTGCGTCCTCGCGTCAAACTGTCGGAGCGAACGCTGACCGATCTCGATGCACTGCTCGCCCGGCTCGATCAGGTGAAGAAAAAAGGCCATGCCGTCTCCGACGGCGAGAATGCCTATGGCCTGCGCACGCTGGCAACGCCGATCTTCGACGCTCAGGGTTTTGTGATCGGCGGCTTGAGCGTCACGGTCGATGCGATGCGCATGGACATGGCGGCCTTCCGCGACCAGGCGTTGCCGCGGCTCATGCAGGCGACGGCCCAAGTCCAGGATCTCGCGATCAAGTCGGGATTGACGAGCTGA
- a CDS encoding dihydrodipicolinate synthase family protein: MSTSSLHPHGVFSAALTPLDAELAPDHARFVDHCRYLLDEGCDGIAMLGTTGEANSFSVAERTALLEAVVAAGIAPRRLLPGTGVAALSDTIALTRHALSVGVDTVVMLPPFYYKNVTDDGIFASYSEVVQRIGDARLKVILYHYPQMSAQPISHALIERLRKAYPATFTGIKDSSGDFANMTAMVERFPGFAVLGGADPLMLPLLRRGGAGCITATSNVIARSLAYVFKHFGDSDDDPALKAAQARIVKARELVSQFPQMASLKALAADRTRHAGWQRLRPPLESLQPDQLKELLANAAAFAASA, from the coding sequence TTGTCGACATCATCGCTGCACCCTCATGGCGTGTTCTCCGCCGCGTTGACGCCGCTCGACGCCGAGCTCGCTCCCGATCATGCGCGCTTCGTGGACCATTGTCGCTATCTGCTCGACGAAGGCTGCGACGGCATCGCGATGCTGGGCACGACGGGTGAGGCGAACTCCTTTTCGGTGGCCGAACGCACGGCGCTGCTCGAGGCGGTGGTGGCCGCCGGCATCGCGCCGCGGCGGCTTTTGCCCGGCACCGGCGTTGCCGCGCTCAGCGACACCATCGCGCTGACGCGCCACGCCCTCTCGGTCGGCGTCGACACCGTGGTGATGCTGCCGCCGTTCTACTACAAGAACGTCACAGATGACGGCATCTTCGCCTCCTACAGCGAAGTGGTGCAGCGCATCGGTGATGCGCGCCTGAAAGTCATCCTCTATCACTACCCGCAGATGTCGGCGCAGCCGATCTCGCATGCGCTGATCGAGCGGCTGCGCAAGGCCTATCCGGCCACGTTCACGGGCATCAAGGATTCGTCCGGCGACTTCGCCAACATGACGGCGATGGTCGAGCGCTTCCCGGGCTTCGCTGTCCTCGGCGGCGCCGATCCATTGATGCTGCCTCTGCTGCGCAGGGGCGGCGCGGGCTGCATCACCGCGACCTCCAATGTCATCGCGCGCAGTCTTGCCTATGTCTTCAAGCACTTTGGCGACAGCGACGACGATCCGGCGCTCAAGGCGGCGCAGGCGCGCATCGTGAAGGCGCGCGAGCTGGTCTCGCAATTTCCGCAGATGGCCTCGCTGAAGGCGCTTGCGGCTGATCGCACCAGGCATGCCGGTTGGCAGCGCCTGCGGCCGCCACTGGAGTCCTTGCAGCCGGACCAGCTGAAAGAGCTGCTTGCGAATGCGGCGGCATTCGCAGCCTCAGCCTAG
- a CDS encoding FAD-binding oxidoreductase yields the protein MSDSFQDALAGLAAIVGDKHVIASGADHEPYVVDWRGRYRGRAVAVVKPGSTAEVASIVRYCADKRHAIVPQGGNTGMCGAATPDDHAGNVVVRLDRMRAVRDVSPLANTITVEAGCILAEVQNAARSVDRYFPLSLGAEGSCQIGGNISTNAGGTAVLRYGPTRDLVLGLEAVLPDGRIFNGLRALRKDNTGYALKQLFIGAEGTLGIVTAAVLKLFSPPRSSALALVKLPGVAQALEIMARLRGVVGDRLGSLEIMSRSQIEAIAETVPHVTIPFELTTPWYLIVELKDTLAGVDLDEPLATALADAMEAGIAEDVILASNLAQAKAIWAVRHSVSEGNKRSGYVVSHDSVVPLERQADFVTNVEARIVAAVPHARVVMHGHIGDGNIHVIALIDRAHCREPATTAALVAQINEIVDDETAAQGGAISAEHGIGITNRVRLARVADPLDIELMRGIKRLLDPNGLMNPGKIFGAGAA from the coding sequence ATGTCCGACTCATTCCAGGATGCATTGGCCGGGCTCGCCGCGATCGTCGGCGACAAGCACGTCATTGCGTCCGGAGCCGACCATGAGCCTTATGTGGTGGACTGGCGCGGGCGCTATCGCGGCCGCGCGGTCGCGGTGGTGAAGCCCGGCTCGACCGCCGAGGTCGCCTCAATCGTCAGATACTGCGCCGACAAGCGCCATGCGATCGTGCCGCAAGGCGGCAACACCGGCATGTGCGGAGCGGCGACGCCGGACGATCACGCGGGCAATGTCGTGGTCCGGCTCGACCGCATGCGAGCCGTGCGCGACGTCAGTCCGCTCGCCAACACGATCACGGTGGAGGCCGGCTGCATTCTCGCCGAGGTCCAGAATGCGGCGCGTAGCGTCGATCGCTACTTTCCCTTGAGCCTGGGTGCCGAGGGTTCCTGCCAGATCGGCGGCAACATCTCGACCAATGCCGGCGGCACGGCCGTGCTGCGCTACGGCCCGACGCGCGATCTCGTGCTCGGGCTCGAAGCCGTGCTGCCCGACGGGCGTATCTTCAACGGCCTGCGCGCGCTGCGCAAGGACAACACGGGTTACGCGCTCAAGCAGCTCTTCATCGGGGCGGAAGGCACGCTCGGCATCGTCACCGCGGCGGTGCTGAAACTGTTCTCGCCGCCGCGCAGCTCGGCGCTGGCGCTGGTGAAATTGCCGGGTGTCGCGCAGGCACTCGAGATCATGGCGCGCCTGCGCGGCGTGGTCGGCGACCGGCTCGGCAGCCTCGAAATCATGTCGCGCTCGCAGATCGAGGCGATCGCGGAGACCGTGCCGCATGTCACCATTCCGTTCGAGCTGACGACGCCGTGGTATCTGATCGTTGAGTTGAAGGACACGCTCGCGGGCGTCGATCTCGACGAGCCGCTCGCCACGGCGCTGGCGGATGCGATGGAGGCCGGCATCGCCGAAGACGTCATCCTGGCCTCCAACCTCGCGCAGGCGAAAGCGATCTGGGCCGTCAGGCACAGCGTGTCCGAAGGCAACAAGCGCAGCGGCTATGTGGTCTCGCACGACAGCGTTGTGCCGCTGGAGCGCCAGGCGGACTTCGTCACCAATGTCGAGGCGCGAATTGTGGCCGCGGTACCGCATGCCCGCGTGGTGATGCATGGCCATATCGGCGACGGCAACATCCACGTGATCGCCCTGATCGACCGTGCGCATTGTCGGGAGCCGGCGACGACGGCCGCCCTGGTGGCGCAAATCAATGAGATCGTCGACGACGAGACCGCAGCGCAGGGCGGGGCGATCAGTGCTGAGCACGGCATCGGCATCACCAATCGCGTCCGGCTGGCCCGCGTCGCCGATCCGCTCGATATCGAGCTGATGCGCGGCATCAAGCGCTTGCTCGATCCGAACGGCCTGATGAACCCCGGCAAGATCTTTGGCGCGGGAGCAGCATGA
- the rnz gene encoding ribonuclease Z, producing MFALTFLGTSASVPSVERNHPALLVEAAGKRILVDCGEGTQRQLLRGGAGFRRLDRILLTHGHLDHVLGIPGLFSTLGLRQTSDVMTVHAGPGTLDIVVRMLAGLWGAGRAPIPVAFAQLTEGQVIDAGDFTIDCFPVRHRDTDSFGFSFQSPARRHLLPERLASLGVPDGPMRGELAAGRPVVIAGRTIDPEDVLGPPGGGRKLVVVGDTETTDGLSRYVADADLLVIEATFLDRDAATARDYGHLTATEAASFAAANNVRQLVLVHMSGRYEDEEILAEATRVFPNTRIAADFDRIVI from the coding sequence ATGTTCGCCCTGACATTTCTCGGCACCTCGGCAAGCGTTCCCTCAGTGGAGCGCAACCATCCGGCCCTCCTGGTGGAGGCCGCGGGCAAGCGTATCCTGGTTGATTGCGGCGAGGGCACGCAGCGCCAGTTGCTGCGCGGCGGCGCCGGCTTTCGCCGGCTCGACCGCATCCTGCTGACGCACGGGCATCTCGATCATGTACTCGGCATCCCCGGTCTCTTCTCGACGCTGGGGTTGCGGCAGACCTCCGACGTGATGACTGTTCATGCGGGCCCGGGCACGCTCGACATAGTCGTTCGCATGCTCGCGGGCTTGTGGGGCGCGGGCAGGGCGCCGATCCCCGTGGCGTTCGCGCAGCTGACCGAGGGGCAAGTCATCGATGCCGGTGACTTCACCATCGACTGCTTTCCGGTTCGCCACCGCGACACCGACAGCTTTGGCTTCTCTTTCCAAAGCCCCGCGCGTCGCCACCTTCTGCCCGAGCGCCTCGCATCTCTCGGCGTCCCGGACGGGCCGATGCGCGGAGAGCTGGCCGCCGGACGGCCGGTCGTGATCGCCGGTCGAACCATCGATCCGGAGGACGTCCTGGGCCCGCCGGGCGGCGGCAGGAAGCTCGTCGTGGTCGGCGACACCGAAACGACCGATGGTCTATCCCGATATGTCGCCGACGCCGACTTGCTGGTGATCGAGGCGACGTTCCTCGATCGTGACGCCGCGACCGCGCGGGACTACGGCCATCTCACGGCGACCGAAGCCGCTTCGTTTGCCGCCGCCAACAACGTCAGGCAGCTCGTGCTGGTCCACATGTCGGGACGATACGAGGATGAAGAGATATTGGCCGAAGCGACAAGGGTGTTTCCGAATACGCGGATCGCCGCCGACTTCGATCGCATCGTGATCTAA
- a CDS encoding iron-containing alcohol dehydrogenase, with protein MTNAFTPIEIQRPTILEFGNGTITAAARFAERIGARRPLVISDPFNARRVDALALPGAVKVFGDVKPEPDLPNLEKAVAMARDVKPDLVVGFGGGSAMDLAKLVAVLCTSDVAFADIVGPEKVAGRSVPLMQIPTTSGTGSEAGTRALVTDPVSQNKQAVQSRFMLADIAIVDPDLTMTVPREVTAATGVDALAHCVEAYTSRKAHPMIDLYALEGARLVGQYLKRAVADGGDREARAGLSLASLYGGYCLGPVNTTAGHAVAYPLGTRHHVAHGLACAVIFPHTLAFNMPAVEAKTVAVLAALGLPAQNDAKLAFDATYEFCKNLGIEMRLSALGVPKGDLGVMADEAHAIRRLLDNNPRELGRDAILNMYEVAF; from the coding sequence ATGACCAACGCCTTCACGCCCATCGAAATCCAACGTCCCACCATCCTGGAATTCGGCAACGGCACCATCACGGCTGCTGCGCGCTTCGCCGAGCGGATCGGCGCCAGGCGGCCGCTGGTGATTTCCGATCCGTTCAATGCGCGCCGCGTCGACGCGCTGGCGCTCCCGGGCGCAGTGAAAGTGTTCGGCGACGTCAAGCCCGAGCCGGACCTGCCCAATCTCGAGAAGGCCGTCGCGATGGCACGCGACGTCAAGCCCGATCTTGTGGTCGGCTTCGGCGGCGGCAGCGCGATGGATCTTGCCAAGCTGGTTGCAGTGCTCTGCACCAGCGACGTGGCCTTTGCCGATATCGTTGGGCCGGAAAAAGTCGCCGGCCGCAGCGTACCGCTGATGCAGATCCCGACCACGTCGGGCACCGGCAGCGAGGCGGGTACCCGCGCGCTCGTCACCGATCCCGTCAGCCAGAACAAGCAGGCGGTCCAGAGCCGCTTCATGCTTGCTGATATCGCCATCGTCGATCCTGATCTCACGATGACCGTGCCGAGGGAGGTCACTGCGGCCACCGGCGTCGATGCGCTGGCGCATTGCGTCGAGGCCTATACCAGCCGCAAGGCGCATCCGATGATCGACCTTTATGCGCTCGAGGGCGCGCGGCTGGTCGGGCAATATCTCAAGCGGGCGGTCGCCGACGGCGGCGATCGCGAGGCACGCGCAGGTCTCTCCCTGGCCTCGCTCTATGGCGGCTATTGCCTTGGACCGGTGAACACCACCGCCGGGCATGCCGTCGCTTATCCGCTCGGCACGCGCCATCATGTCGCGCATGGGCTCGCCTGTGCCGTGATCTTCCCGCATACGCTGGCCTTCAACATGCCGGCAGTCGAGGCGAAGACGGTCGCGGTGCTGGCGGCGCTCGGCCTGCCGGCGCAGAACGATGCGAAGCTCGCATTCGACGCCACTTACGAGTTCTGCAAGAACCTCGGCATCGAGATGCGTCTGTCCGCGCTCGGCGTGCCCAAGGGCGATCTCGGCGTCATGGCCGACGAGGCGCACGCCATTCGCCGCCTGCTCGACAATAATCCGCGAGAACTCGGCCGGGATGCGATCCTGAACATGTACGAGGTCGCGTTCTAG